The Silurus meridionalis isolate SWU-2019-XX chromosome 18, ASM1480568v1, whole genome shotgun sequence genome includes the window AAAGCACTAACGCACCGAGTTCCTCGATGAGTTTTTCTCGGAACTGCTTCTGCGTCATCGGCTTCTGGTTCTTGGCGCAGGCCGTTTCCCGATGTAGGATGAAGGCGTTTACGATGGCTATGTCCACAAAGTGGTAAAAAAAGCTTTGGTACCATTTTCTTGTCTTGTGTAAGACTGTGTAATAGCCGATGAGGGCGTCTGATACGTCGACTCCGCCCATGTacctgaaaaagaaatgaaggaaaaaggCAGAATTTGGATTGAAATTCGAAACATGAGAAATATAATCAAGCGAAACCGACATCACTGAACACTTTCTACTAACCTGTTGTATTCTACAACACACTCTGGAACTGGTAAATCCAAGTTTTTCCACTGTCCGTCTTTACCTTTCACCTTCCTCTGCACGGTGCTACTTTCAGTGCCTTTGTGAATAGTGGAGCACATGTGGACCTCCTTTGTATCCTTCCATTCCACGAACAGCAAGTTCCCCTCTCTCAGCCAGCGATGAGTGCCTCGGGGAGCTTTATTCGGAAGCTTGTTGGTGATGGTTTTAGGGTAGCCTGCATTGCTGGGTCGAATAGTCCCACAAGCAAAGATGTTTTTCTTTAGGAGATCTTGGAACAATTCTGGACTCGTGTAAAAGTTGTCGACAAACAGTTTGTAACCTGTTCCCAACATCTTCTCATCAATAAGTGCCATGACAGACTCGTAGCTCAGTCCATGGTTCTGTGGGCTGGATATTTCCGGAGATGTTCCCTCGTAGATAAAGAAATCCCACGTGTATGCGCAGCGGGAGTCCGCGAGCACAAAGAGTTTATATCCCCACTTTGTTGGTTTGccttttatatattgttttaggCCATTTCTAGCTTTCGTTGCCACCATCCTCTCGTCGATGGCGATGTTCTGGTAGGGATGGAAATAGTTTTTACATGCGTCTCTCATCTGGAGATACATGGGTTTGATCTTGCAGAGGCGGTCAAAGGCAGCTGTTCCTCTTTTCCGGACGTTTTCAGCGTCCACTTCAGGATCACTGAGATGCAGTGCAGAGGAGATGGTGAAGAATTTCCTTGAAGACATTACATGTGCAGGAAAGGGAATTTTAAAGGTGTCTGATTTCCTCCAGTAATCCTTTAGCGAACGCACTTTCACCAGACCCATGAAGATCACGAGCAGCAGGTAAGAATATAAGTCATTCATAGAAAGATCCTTCCACTGTTTTGGGCCTTTTTTTAACTTCTCTCCATAAGCATTAGTGTTTATCAAAATTGTCTGCAGCACTGAAGTAGAGAGGAACAGCTGGAACAGCTGCAGCACAGTGTATGATGCTGTGGGGTTAAGCTGTGGGCCTGGTGTTCTGGACGGTCGGAAGACTGGAGGCTGTGGTGTAATATCCTCGTCCGTAGATTTATTCCACTTTTCTTTAGGGGTGTCAGGGGATACAACCGAGGGAGGCCGGGTTTTTCGGCCCTTCTTCTGATTTAGAGCTGAAACGCGTGATGATTTTGAAGAATCCGAGTGTTTGAACCTCTTTCCTGGATGTTGGTTGGCAGTTAGAAGCCACTCCTCATCAGAGGATTCAGCTGATGGGCTGctgcaagacaaagaaaaaaa containing:
- the LOC124400771 gene encoding piggyBac transposable element-derived protein 4-like isoform X3; this translates as MENFLLELAESSEEENILEECEESEDSAEGDLLPDGKSEPTLHSSPSAESSDEEWLLTANQHPGKRFKHSDSSKSSRVSALNQKKGRKTRPPSVVSPDTPKEKWNKSTDEDITPQPPVFRPSRTPGPQLNPTASYTVLQLFQLFLSTSVLQTILINTNAYGEKLKKGPKQWKDLSMNDLYSYLLLVIFMGLVKVRSLKDYWRKSDTFKIPFPAHVMSSRKFFTISSALHLSDPEVDAENVRKRGTAAFDRLCKIKPMYLQMRDACKNYFHPYQNIAIDERMVATKARNGLKQYIKGKPTKWGYKLFVLADSRCAYTWDFFIYEGTSPEISSPQNHGLSYESVMALIDEKMLGTGYKLFVDNFYTSPELFQDLLKKNIFACGTIRPSNAGYPKTITNKLPNKAPRGTHRWLREGNLLFVEWKDTKEVHMCSTIHKGTESSTVQRKVKGKDGQWKNLDLPVPECVVEYNRYMGGVDVSDALIGYYTVLHKTRKWYQSFFYHFVDIAIVNAFILHRETACAKNQKPMTQKQFREKLIEELGALVLSNFPPPPSPLPEDMRHLPGNFASHSTKGRRTCKVCQQKTPVYCKTCLVPLCFQPKRDCFSAWHELH
- the LOC124400771 gene encoding piggyBac transposable element-derived protein 4-like isoform X2 — encoded protein: MDRPARQKKAINYSDFLYDCNNDKNVVTVKPRPNRKARASRKACTDSKTRKNGTIDAPAKAGNKRVSQDEKLHTRDLEAALILSQIQSTAKSEEPFGSSQGLQAAVPSTNDDPSSCNTPEDTPTVLSDCSEEGVCMENFLLELAESSEEENILEECEESEDSAEGDLLPDGKSEPTLHSPSAESSDEEWLLTANQHPGKRFKHSDSSKSSRVSALNQKKGRKTRPPSVVSPDTPKEKWNKSTDEDITPQPPVFRPSRTPGPQLNPTASYTVLQLFQLFLSTSVLQTILINTNAYGEKLKKGPKQWKDLSMNDLYSYLLLVIFMGLVKVRSLKDYWRKSDTFKIPFPAHVMSSRKFFTISSALHLSDPEVDAENVRKRGTAAFDRLCKIKPMYLQMRDACKNYFHPYQNIAIDERMVATKARNGLKQYIKGKPTKWGYKLFVLADSRCAYTWDFFIYEGTSPEISSPQNHGLSYESVMALIDEKMLGTGYKLFVDNFYTSPELFQDLLKKNIFACGTIRPSNAGYPKTITNKLPNKAPRGTHRWLREGNLLFVEWKDTKEVHMCSTIHKGTESSTVQRKVKGKDGQWKNLDLPVPECVVEYNRYMGGVDVSDALIGYYTVLHKTRKWYQSFFYHFVDIAIVNAFILHRETACAKNQKPMTQKQFREKLIEELGALVLSNFPPPPSPLPEDMRHLPGNFASHSTKGRRTCKVCQQKTPVYCKTCLVPLCFQPKRDCFSAWHELH
- the LOC124400771 gene encoding piggyBac transposable element-derived protein 4-like isoform X1 encodes the protein MDRPARQKKAINYSDFLYDCNNDKNVVTVKPRPNRKARASRKACTDSKTRKNGTIDAPAKAGNKRVSQDEKLHTRDLEAALILSQIQSTAKSEEPFGSSQGLQAAVPSTNDDPSSCNTPEDTPTVLSDCSEEGVCMENFLLELAESSEEENILEECEESEDSAEGDLLPDGKSEPTLHSSPSAESSDEEWLLTANQHPGKRFKHSDSSKSSRVSALNQKKGRKTRPPSVVSPDTPKEKWNKSTDEDITPQPPVFRPSRTPGPQLNPTASYTVLQLFQLFLSTSVLQTILINTNAYGEKLKKGPKQWKDLSMNDLYSYLLLVIFMGLVKVRSLKDYWRKSDTFKIPFPAHVMSSRKFFTISSALHLSDPEVDAENVRKRGTAAFDRLCKIKPMYLQMRDACKNYFHPYQNIAIDERMVATKARNGLKQYIKGKPTKWGYKLFVLADSRCAYTWDFFIYEGTSPEISSPQNHGLSYESVMALIDEKMLGTGYKLFVDNFYTSPELFQDLLKKNIFACGTIRPSNAGYPKTITNKLPNKAPRGTHRWLREGNLLFVEWKDTKEVHMCSTIHKGTESSTVQRKVKGKDGQWKNLDLPVPECVVEYNRYMGGVDVSDALIGYYTVLHKTRKWYQSFFYHFVDIAIVNAFILHRETACAKNQKPMTQKQFREKLIEELGALVLSNFPPPPSPLPEDMRHLPGNFASHSTKGRRTCKVCQQKTPVYCKTCLVPLCFQPKRDCFSAWHELH